A region of Lichenibacterium dinghuense DNA encodes the following proteins:
- the cobJ gene encoding precorrin-3B C(17)-methyltransferase: MSGGSLAVVGLGPGPADWLLPEAEVALASATDLVGYVPYVARVPERPGLARHATDNRVEATRARHAFALALEGRRVAVVSGGDPGVFAMAAAVVEALDAEPAFRAVPLRVVPGLSAMMAAAARLGAPLGHDFCAVSLSDNLKPWSVVLRRLTAAAEGDFVLALYNPASKARPTQIGDAFAHLRGLKAGATPVAFARAVGRPDERLHLTTLAEADPALVDMATLVLVGSSETRWVEGQGGRRWMLSPRTYGKGL, encoded by the coding sequence GTGAGCGGCGGTTCCCTCGCGGTCGTGGGCCTCGGGCCGGGCCCGGCCGACTGGCTGCTGCCCGAGGCCGAGGTCGCCCTCGCCAGCGCGACCGACCTCGTCGGCTACGTTCCCTACGTGGCGCGGGTGCCGGAGCGGCCGGGCCTCGCCCGCCACGCCACCGACAACCGCGTCGAGGCGACCCGCGCCCGCCACGCCTTCGCGCTGGCGCTGGAGGGGCGGCGCGTCGCGGTCGTGTCGGGCGGCGATCCCGGCGTCTTCGCCATGGCGGCGGCCGTGGTCGAGGCGCTCGACGCCGAGCCGGCCTTCCGCGCCGTGCCGCTGCGCGTCGTGCCCGGCCTCAGCGCCATGATGGCGGCGGCGGCCCGGCTCGGCGCCCCGCTCGGCCACGACTTCTGCGCCGTGTCGCTGTCCGACAACCTGAAGCCCTGGAGCGTCGTGCTGCGCCGCCTCACCGCCGCGGCGGAGGGCGACTTCGTGCTGGCGCTCTACAACCCCGCCTCCAAGGCCCGGCCGACGCAGATCGGCGACGCCTTCGCGCACCTGCGGGGGCTGAAGGCGGGCGCGACGCCGGTGGCCTTCGCCCGCGCGGTCGGCCGGCCGGACGAGCGCCTCCACCTCACGACCCTCGCCGAAGCCGATCCCGCGCTCGTCGACATGGCCACGCTGGTGCTCGTCGGGTCGAGCGAGACGCGCTGGGTCGAGGGGCAGGGCGGGCGGCGCTGGATGCTGTCGCCCCGGACCTACGGCAAGGGACTATGA